A stretch of the Pseudalkalibacillus hwajinpoensis genome encodes the following:
- a CDS encoding threonine/serine dehydratase has product MATSHNRLQPKTITPPSLQDIWIAKKRIASFIKTTPLVQSERLSSVSDTAAYLKLENLQETGSFKLRGAANKILSLSEEERKKGVTTFSTGNHGLAVAYVARQLGVKAHICISNRVPINKVKKLSEMGAEVRQAGQNQDDAEAFSYELRDREGMTVIKPFDDPEVIAGQGTIALELLEALPNLDTCVIPLSGGGLLSGIALGLKATNPNIQVIGVSMKRAAVMYESIRANRPVIMPEETTLADSLLGGIGADNRYTFMMVRNYVDDIVLLSEEEIARGMSFLFRHHQIGVEGAAATAVSVLLHKKTRKIGLRTAALVSGSNVDVDRLLEIISTHKGDEIGC; this is encoded by the coding sequence ATGGCCACTTCCCATAATCGCCTTCAACCAAAAACCATAACCCCGCCTTCGCTCCAAGATATTTGGATCGCCAAGAAGCGCATTGCATCATTTATTAAAACAACTCCTCTTGTTCAATCAGAAAGACTTTCAAGTGTAAGTGATACAGCGGCTTATCTTAAATTAGAAAACCTTCAGGAAACAGGTTCGTTTAAATTACGAGGAGCAGCCAATAAGATTCTGAGTTTGTCAGAGGAAGAACGGAAGAAAGGTGTTACGACGTTCTCTACCGGTAATCACGGATTAGCGGTTGCTTATGTAGCAAGGCAGCTTGGAGTGAAAGCACATATTTGCATCTCGAATCGCGTTCCTATAAATAAAGTAAAGAAGCTTAGTGAGATGGGAGCGGAAGTTAGGCAGGCTGGTCAAAATCAAGATGATGCTGAGGCGTTTAGCTATGAACTGCGTGACCGGGAAGGGATGACGGTCATTAAACCATTCGATGATCCTGAAGTCATCGCCGGGCAGGGAACGATTGCACTTGAACTACTTGAAGCGCTTCCGAACCTCGATACGTGTGTAATCCCTTTGTCAGGAGGAGGCCTTCTATCAGGAATTGCACTCGGATTGAAAGCGACTAATCCGAACATTCAGGTGATCGGGGTTTCAATGAAGCGTGCAGCTGTGATGTACGAAAGCATTCGCGCGAATCGTCCAGTTATTATGCCTGAAGAAACAACGCTAGCCGATAGTTTACTAGGCGGGATAGGAGCGGATAATCGATACACGTTCATGATGGTGAGGAATTATGTGGATGATATCGTGTTGCTTTCAGAAGAAGAGATTGCGCGTGGCATGTCCTTTTTATTCCGACACCATCAGATTGGAGTTGAAGGAGCTGCAGCAACAGCTGTTTCAGTCCTTTTACATAAAAAAACGAGAAAGATAGGGTTGAGAACAGCGGCGCTTGTAAGCGGGAGTAATGTGGATGTTGACCGTTTGCTTGAGATCATTTCCACACATAAGGGTGATGAAATTGGCTGTTAA
- a CDS encoding PucR family transcriptional regulator: MAVNLSEITSLAMLADARVLSGKAHLEQKQVEWVSVIETPVENFVRQHEFVLSTGVGLGNDSDALLRFVQDVYESGASALALATGRHLYDIPKRVISFAEQRDFVLIEMTWEIRFSDVIHSCMEKINHYQQEELKRSEEVQQRLLEMVLQGGSCSDIARYVHKHLGSPVLITDLLGRVKGKAGCTTEHVTHWQRHCECHVTVVHDGNLHPLHKKMEKIVIGDTPGLLMRIQSAGKEQGQMVIFSVNHPNNLDTNLLEHATTAAALSFLKDSAIEETEMRLKDDFILSLANGEFVSKERLLSRGKLLGYNLTLPYVCVVGELDNLEELFRKNKEGFASYQHWFESMIYYVSEEILVAGETIQKRILTTVQESKLLIFLETTPGTNELVNQYLDLLERRLSRLLPGVLLTWGIGQHGDGVIVFEESYSKACVALELGRKQKGAGSRIDYEDTKINRLLQRLSYDKDVQEVTMSTITPLVDYDEKRKMDLIGTFTAYHLNNGNVSQTARKLNLHRQSLLYRLRKIESLTRLSLMNPDDVFLLDLSIKIWSVGLRDSDVLKEGRF, encoded by the coding sequence TTGGCTGTTAATCTTAGTGAAATTACATCGTTAGCAATGCTTGCGGATGCAAGAGTCCTTTCTGGCAAGGCTCATCTTGAACAGAAACAAGTCGAGTGGGTCTCAGTGATTGAGACACCTGTTGAAAATTTTGTGCGTCAGCATGAGTTTGTTCTTTCCACTGGCGTGGGACTTGGCAACGATTCAGATGCTTTGCTTCGTTTTGTCCAGGATGTTTATGAATCAGGCGCGTCAGCCCTTGCCCTTGCAACAGGTCGACATTTATACGATATTCCAAAGCGAGTGATTTCCTTCGCAGAACAGAGGGATTTTGTCCTTATTGAAATGACCTGGGAAATTCGGTTTTCCGATGTTATTCATTCTTGTATGGAGAAAATTAATCACTATCAGCAGGAAGAGCTGAAGCGATCAGAAGAGGTACAGCAACGTCTCTTAGAAATGGTTCTTCAAGGCGGAAGCTGCTCAGATATAGCTCGTTATGTTCATAAACATCTTGGTTCTCCTGTCCTGATCACTGACCTTTTAGGAAGAGTGAAAGGCAAAGCAGGGTGTACCACTGAACATGTTACTCATTGGCAACGCCACTGTGAGTGTCATGTGACCGTTGTTCATGATGGAAATCTTCATCCTCTTCATAAAAAAATGGAGAAAATCGTCATTGGCGATACTCCTGGGCTGTTGATGAGAATTCAGTCTGCAGGTAAGGAACAGGGTCAAATGGTGATATTTTCCGTCAATCATCCGAACAATTTGGATACGAATCTTCTTGAGCATGCCACGACTGCTGCAGCCCTTTCTTTTCTAAAAGATAGCGCGATCGAAGAGACAGAAATGCGATTAAAGGATGATTTTATTCTTAGTTTAGCAAATGGAGAATTTGTATCAAAAGAGCGTCTTCTTTCGAGAGGGAAGCTTCTCGGATATAACCTCACGCTCCCTTATGTTTGTGTTGTAGGAGAGCTGGATAATCTGGAGGAGCTGTTCAGAAAGAATAAAGAAGGATTTGCTTCGTATCAACACTGGTTTGAAAGCATGATCTATTATGTGAGCGAGGAAATTCTTGTTGCTGGAGAAACGATTCAGAAGAGAATTCTTACCACCGTTCAAGAATCGAAGCTACTTATCTTTCTAGAAACGACTCCTGGAACGAATGAACTTGTGAATCAATACCTCGACTTATTGGAGAGGAGGTTGAGTCGATTGCTTCCTGGAGTCTTGCTGACGTGGGGGATCGGGCAGCATGGTGATGGCGTAATTGTTTTCGAAGAGAGCTACAGTAAAGCATGCGTAGCACTAGAGCTTGGAAGAAAACAAAAAGGCGCGGGTAGTCGAATTGATTATGAAGATACGAAAATCAATCGGTTGTTGCAACGTCTCTCGTACGATAAGGATGTGCAGGAGGTTACGATGTCAACGATCACCCCGCTCGTTGATTACGATGAGAAGCGGAAGATGGATCTTATCGGTACGTTCACTGCCTATCATTTAAATAATGGGAACGTAAGTCAAACCGCTCGAAAGCTCAATCTTCATAGGCAGTCTCTTCTGTATCGACTACGAAAAATTGAATCGTTGACAAGGCTATCTTTAATGAATCCTGATGACGTGTTTTTACTTGATTTAAGCATCAAAATTTGGTCGGTTGGGTTAAGAGATTCCGACGTTTTAAAGGAGGGACGCTTTTGA
- a CDS encoding nuclear transport factor 2 family protein produces the protein MATAKGKLLQEFNEAFIRGNKEIVLNSVTEDIKWSMVGEDEIIGKDEFEKAFQEMPREGKTELTIKTIITHGITAAVEGTIHTTNDLEEKKVYDFCETYRFNKFKDGRIKEITTYIIEVKS, from the coding sequence ATGGCGACTGCCAAAGGCAAGTTACTTCAGGAGTTTAACGAAGCATTTATACGAGGGAATAAGGAAATTGTTTTAAATAGTGTGACTGAAGATATTAAGTGGAGTATGGTAGGCGAAGATGAAATTATTGGAAAAGATGAATTCGAGAAAGCGTTTCAGGAGATGCCTCGAGAAGGAAAGACTGAGTTGACCATTAAGACGATCATTACGCATGGCATAACTGCAGCAGTTGAAGGAACAATTCATACAACGAATGACTTAGAAGAGAAGAAAGTCTATGATTTCTGTGAAACCTATCGATTTAATAAGTTCAAGGATGGAAGAATTAAAGAAATAACAACTTATATCATTGAAGTAAAATCGTAA
- a CDS encoding M24 family metallopeptidase has product MQSFEMSEFQERIQRTKRRMEAEGLEVLLITDPANMNYLSGYDGWSFYVDQMVVVIIDEEHPLWIGRKMDANGAKATTWLYRENIISYTDDYVHSDVKHPMDFVADILRQIGQGNRVIGVEMGAYYFSALAFEHLKKGLPNAVWKNATLLVNHVRMIKSDQEIAYIRNAARLVEGGMTKAIQSIAEGVRECDVVGDIYQSLIRGTPEFGGDYPAIVPMLPSGENTCTPHLTWTDKKYRDKDLVIIELAGCYKRYHCPMARTVSIGPQEDRVNDIASVVVEGLNEALAFAKPGVTCEEVEEVWRRTIAKYGVIKDSRIGYSMGLNYPPDWGEHTASIRQGDRTVLKPNMAFHMIPGIWYDDFGIEISESFYVTNSGIEVLANMPRKLITATNLFAMDNDAV; this is encoded by the coding sequence ATGCAATCATTTGAGATGAGTGAATTTCAGGAGCGGATTCAGCGCACGAAGAGACGGATGGAAGCGGAAGGGCTTGAAGTGTTGTTGATCACTGATCCAGCAAATATGAATTATCTCTCTGGTTATGACGGTTGGTCCTTCTATGTTGATCAAATGGTCGTTGTCATCATTGATGAAGAGCATCCGCTCTGGATCGGCAGAAAAATGGATGCGAATGGTGCGAAAGCGACGACGTGGCTCTATCGTGAGAACATTATTTCCTATACGGATGACTATGTTCATTCAGACGTCAAGCATCCAATGGATTTTGTAGCAGATATCTTAAGGCAAATTGGTCAGGGTAATCGCGTCATTGGTGTGGAGATGGGGGCTTATTATTTCTCAGCTCTCGCGTTCGAACATTTAAAAAAGGGGCTGCCGAATGCGGTTTGGAAAAATGCGACGCTGCTCGTCAATCATGTGAGGATGATCAAGTCAGATCAGGAAATTGCGTACATTCGCAATGCGGCAAGACTTGTTGAAGGTGGCATGACAAAGGCGATTCAGTCCATTGCAGAAGGGGTTCGAGAATGTGATGTGGTTGGTGATATATATCAAAGTTTGATTCGTGGTACGCCTGAGTTCGGCGGTGATTATCCTGCCATTGTGCCCATGCTCCCTTCTGGTGAAAACACATGTACACCGCATCTAACTTGGACCGATAAAAAGTACCGAGATAAAGATCTCGTTATTATTGAGCTGGCAGGCTGTTATAAACGATACCACTGTCCAATGGCTCGAACGGTATCGATCGGTCCTCAGGAGGATCGAGTGAATGACATCGCAAGTGTTGTCGTTGAAGGCTTGAATGAAGCTCTTGCATTTGCGAAGCCAGGCGTCACGTGCGAGGAAGTGGAGGAAGTTTGGCGCAGAACGATTGCGAAGTACGGTGTTATCAAGGATTCTCGGATTGGTTATTCCATGGGGCTGAATTATCCTCCAGATTGGGGTGAACATACGGCGAGCATCAGGCAGGGGGATCGAACAGTATTGAAGCCGAATATGGCTTTTCATATGATTCCAGGAATCTGGTATGACGATTTTGGTATTGAAATTAGTGAGTCTTTTTACGTCACTAATTCAGGCATTGAGGTGCTGGCAAACATGCCGCGAAAACTAATTACCGCAACAAATCTTTTTGCGATGGATAATGATGCGGTGTAG
- a CDS encoding cyclodeaminase: MILLTEEEIRKHVVLNAETIQVVEDAFTSFATKRVEMPPIMRIDIPSYNGEVDVKSAYVEGLDYFAIKVSTGFFDNYKRGLPSGNGLMMLFHSQTGKPEALLLDNGYLTDIRTAAAGAVAAKHLSREDARTAGVIGSGSQARYQLEAISRVRQIERVLVYGRKEDNVARYMKDMEAGLGIKVEAASAEDVVRNSDIVVTTTPATTPIIKEEWLHSGLHITAMGSDAQVKQELEAGVLERADLLVCDVKNQSRKLGEIHHAVDQEQMMKKAVEIGEITAGRMKGRVTNEQVTVCDLTGTGVQDTAIALYTYNLLKEKKAWASIH; the protein is encoded by the coding sequence ATGATTCTTTTAACAGAGGAAGAGATTCGAAAGCATGTTGTTCTGAATGCGGAGACCATTCAAGTAGTGGAGGATGCGTTCACGAGTTTTGCTACAAAGCGAGTAGAGATGCCTCCGATTATGCGGATCGATATTCCTTCTTACAACGGAGAAGTTGATGTGAAATCAGCTTATGTGGAAGGACTAGATTATTTCGCGATCAAAGTATCAACGGGTTTTTTCGATAATTACAAACGAGGATTACCTAGTGGAAATGGTCTCATGATGCTTTTTCACTCACAAACAGGAAAGCCTGAGGCGCTCCTTCTCGATAATGGTTATTTAACGGATATTCGAACTGCAGCAGCAGGGGCAGTGGCGGCGAAGCATCTTTCAAGAGAAGACGCACGAACGGCAGGAGTTATTGGATCAGGAAGTCAGGCGCGCTATCAGCTTGAGGCGATTTCGCGCGTACGTCAAATTGAAAGAGTACTAGTGTATGGGCGGAAGGAAGATAACGTTGCGCGCTATATGAAAGACATGGAGGCTGGGCTTGGGATAAAGGTTGAGGCAGCGAGCGCGGAAGACGTTGTACGGAATAGCGATATTGTTGTGACAACCACCCCTGCGACAACCCCGATTATCAAAGAGGAATGGCTGCACAGCGGCCTTCATATTACCGCGATGGGATCAGATGCCCAAGTGAAGCAGGAGCTTGAAGCGGGAGTTCTAGAAAGAGCGGACCTTCTTGTATGTGATGTGAAAAATCAATCTCGTAAACTAGGAGAAATTCACCATGCGGTTGATCAGGAACAAATGATGAAGAAGGCAGTGGAAATTGGTGAGATTACGGCGGGGCGTATGAAAGGCAGAGTGACTAACGAGCAAGTAACGGTATGCGATTTAACTGGAACGGGTGTCCAGGACACAGCGATCGCTCTGTATACGTACAACTTGCTTAAGGAAAAGAAAGCATGGGCATCCATTCACTAG
- a CDS encoding cystathionine gamma-synthase family protein, protein MTKMKKTNNGTKAVWAGEKDYLVHGATQVPVVLSVAYGYDDMDEWYEVAVGNKKGHIYGRNTNPTVQAFEDKVKALEGAESATSFSTGMAAISNTLSTFLLPGDRIVSIKDTYGGTNKIFTEFLPRLNIEVVLCETGDHEMIEEEVAKGCKILYLETPTNPTVKITDIKRMAKAGHDVGALVVVDNTFATPINQNPLELGVDLVLHSATKFLGGHADALGGVICGRKELIEKIYHYREINGATMDPMAAYLLLRGMKTLHLRVKKQCENAMKVARYLQTQELVEAVFYPGLETHPGHEIAKKQMKDFGGMFSFSVKGGVETMRQLLPKLKYANRAANLGAVETTVGPSRTTSHVECTPEERALMGIPEGLVRYSAGIEDVEDLIADLEQAFQSVSSEAKV, encoded by the coding sequence ATGACGAAGATGAAGAAAACAAACAATGGAACAAAAGCGGTATGGGCAGGGGAAAAGGATTATCTTGTACATGGGGCCACTCAGGTTCCGGTCGTTCTTAGTGTAGCTTATGGGTATGACGATATGGACGAATGGTATGAAGTGGCGGTTGGAAACAAGAAGGGACATATTTACGGACGAAATACGAATCCAACTGTTCAGGCTTTTGAAGACAAAGTGAAAGCTCTTGAAGGGGCTGAGTCAGCTACTAGCTTCTCGACGGGAATGGCCGCTATCAGCAATACACTCTCGACTTTTCTTTTGCCTGGCGACCGTATTGTATCCATTAAGGATACTTATGGAGGTACGAATAAAATCTTCACCGAGTTTTTGCCAAGGTTAAACATCGAAGTGGTGTTATGTGAAACAGGAGATCACGAGATGATTGAGGAGGAAGTGGCAAAGGGATGTAAGATTCTCTATCTCGAGACACCAACAAATCCAACGGTAAAAATTACGGACATCAAGCGCATGGCGAAAGCAGGTCACGATGTTGGTGCACTTGTCGTTGTAGATAATACGTTCGCTACGCCAATTAATCAAAATCCGCTGGAGCTCGGTGTTGACCTCGTTCTTCATAGTGCAACGAAGTTTCTCGGTGGCCACGCCGATGCACTTGGGGGCGTCATTTGTGGAAGAAAAGAACTGATCGAGAAAATCTACCACTACCGAGAAATCAATGGAGCGACAATGGATCCGATGGCCGCGTATCTCCTTTTAAGAGGTATGAAAACATTGCATCTAAGGGTGAAGAAACAGTGTGAAAACGCAATGAAGGTTGCGAGATATCTCCAAACTCAGGAGCTTGTAGAAGCTGTTTTTTACCCGGGGCTTGAAACGCACCCAGGCCATGAGATTGCAAAGAAACAGATGAAGGATTTCGGAGGAATGTTCAGCTTCTCTGTGAAAGGCGGGGTTGAAACGATGCGTCAGTTACTTCCGAAACTAAAATATGCCAACCGAGCGGCGAATCTCGGGGCGGTGGAAACGACAGTAGGACCTTCTCGTACAACGAGCCATGTTGAATGTACGCCAGAAGAGCGGGCACTCATGGGTATTCCAGAAGGTCTCGTCAGATATTCAGCGGGAATTGAGGATGTTGAGGATTTGATTGCTGATCTTGAACAGGCGTTCCAATCCGTATCCAGCGAGGCGAAGGTGTAG
- a CDS encoding M20 metallopeptidase family protein: MAPKHTEMERAEAMKEELVRFRRTLHAHPELSFQERQTAEFVATTLREIGVPHIHACGGHGVVGTISGGTGPTIAIRADIDALPIQESGTHNYRSKYDGVMHACGHDAHTAMLLGVAKLLVEDLRNGILQGTVKLIFQPAEEATDESGLSGASYMILDGVLDDVEAAVALHVCPWQPVGVIQVNDGESMANVDIFEGVITGSGGHGGYPHMGSDPIWILSSVLPALYSIVNRRISPLETAVASIGEIHAGSASNVIPDEVRIVGTFRSYSSEAREKLTIELEKAFKIAEALDGTYEFHVEHGEPALRNSPRVNRIIEKVATELDPEMEIARGPFGLGGEDFAYMAERVPAAMFFLGSAIRDGISRELHTPIFDIDERCLPIGTAILTKTAHEMLQTI; this comes from the coding sequence ATGGCGCCGAAGCATACGGAAATGGAGCGAGCGGAGGCGATGAAGGAGGAGTTAGTTAGATTCCGGCGAACGCTTCATGCGCATCCTGAACTGAGCTTTCAAGAGAGGCAAACGGCTGAATTCGTTGCTACGACTTTACGAGAAATAGGTGTGCCTCATATTCACGCGTGTGGGGGGCATGGAGTGGTTGGAACAATTAGTGGAGGAACAGGCCCAACCATTGCCATTAGAGCGGACATAGATGCCCTCCCCATTCAAGAATCAGGTACTCACAACTATCGGTCGAAGTACGATGGCGTGATGCACGCCTGTGGTCATGATGCCCACACGGCGATGCTACTTGGCGTTGCAAAGCTGCTTGTTGAGGATCTGCGTAATGGAATTCTTCAAGGTACGGTGAAGCTCATTTTCCAACCTGCTGAAGAAGCAACGGATGAGAGCGGCCTTTCAGGTGCTTCTTATATGATTTTGGATGGGGTGTTAGACGACGTGGAAGCAGCTGTTGCCCTTCATGTATGTCCATGGCAGCCGGTAGGTGTTATTCAAGTAAATGATGGAGAAAGCATGGCGAATGTCGATATATTTGAAGGAGTGATAACTGGCTCAGGAGGTCATGGGGGATATCCGCATATGGGATCGGATCCGATCTGGATATTATCTTCTGTGCTTCCAGCGCTCTATAGCATTGTGAATCGTCGCATTTCGCCCCTTGAGACAGCAGTGGCAAGCATTGGTGAGATTCACGCTGGCAGTGCTAGCAACGTTATTCCAGATGAAGTTAGGATAGTTGGAACATTTCGGTCTTATTCTTCAGAAGCGAGAGAGAAATTAACCATAGAGCTTGAAAAAGCATTTAAGATAGCGGAGGCACTTGATGGGACATATGAGTTTCATGTTGAGCATGGCGAGCCGGCTCTCAGAAATTCACCGCGCGTGAATCGCATCATTGAAAAGGTTGCGACTGAGTTAGATCCAGAAATGGAAATTGCGCGCGGACCATTTGGCCTGGGCGGTGAAGATTTTGCCTATATGGCAGAGCGAGTGCCGGCAGCGATGTTTTTCCTTGGTAGTGCAATAAGAGACGGGATTAGTAGAGAGCTTCATACACCTATATTTGATATTGATGAACGATGTCTTCCGATTGGAACAGCGATTCTAACGAAAACAGCGCACGAAATGCTTCAAACAATCTAA
- a CDS encoding aldehyde dehydrogenase family protein, with product MTTQTAVQGMYLAGKWTTREAKIEVLDPHDQSLICSVPSASAEDMHHAINEAKIGMKIAAELPVHKRMTILHRAAEYVDENRTRFARTIAMEGSKTIREARGEVQRCIETLRLSAEEARRINGETIPFDQRPGSEDRLGYYFRFPVGIIGAITPFNDPLNLVAHKIGPAIAAGNAIIVKPATVTPLSALLLAEAFDNADLPHGVLSVITGRGSEIGNVLVTHPDVRMISFTGGLETGEQITHQAGLKKISMELGSNSPVIVLNDADLEHAVKATVSGSFSAAGQNCIGVQRVYIQEGIYDVFEELFVKETVALSVGDKMLETTDMGPMINEKEAIRVEAWVGEALEQGANLLTGGVREGAYYTPTVLTHVPQDCMIAKQEIFGPAVLLYPVSDLDEAIDLANGVNYGLHGGIFTENLEKAFEAITRLQVGGLMINDSSDYRIDGMPFGGIKGSGIGREGVKSSILEMTEPRVVSFKLKHRMKA from the coding sequence ATGACGACGCAAACGGCTGTTCAGGGCATGTATCTTGCAGGGAAATGGACGACGAGAGAGGCAAAGATTGAAGTGTTGGATCCGCATGATCAATCTCTTATTTGCAGTGTTCCTTCTGCATCTGCTGAAGATATGCATCATGCCATTAACGAAGCGAAAATAGGAATGAAAATCGCTGCTGAGCTTCCAGTTCATAAGCGAATGACGATCCTTCACAGAGCTGCTGAGTATGTTGATGAGAATCGAACACGTTTTGCTAGAACCATTGCAATGGAAGGTAGTAAAACGATCAGAGAAGCAAGAGGAGAGGTTCAGCGTTGTATTGAAACGTTGAGATTATCAGCTGAAGAGGCAAGGCGAATTAACGGGGAAACGATCCCATTTGATCAGCGTCCCGGCAGTGAAGATCGACTTGGTTACTATTTTCGCTTTCCCGTTGGCATTATCGGAGCCATCACGCCGTTTAATGATCCTCTAAATCTTGTGGCGCATAAGATCGGACCAGCTATTGCAGCGGGCAATGCGATCATCGTGAAACCTGCTACAGTGACTCCGCTTAGCGCGCTTCTTCTAGCGGAAGCATTCGACAATGCTGATCTTCCACACGGAGTACTCTCTGTCATTACCGGAAGAGGGAGTGAGATTGGAAACGTGCTTGTGACACATCCTGACGTTCGTATGATTTCATTTACCGGTGGCCTAGAAACAGGTGAACAGATTACACACCAAGCAGGTTTAAAGAAAATCAGCATGGAGCTAGGCTCGAATTCCCCGGTAATCGTATTGAATGATGCGGACCTCGAACATGCTGTAAAGGCAACCGTATCAGGCTCGTTTTCGGCAGCTGGGCAAAATTGCATCGGCGTTCAACGCGTGTATATTCAAGAAGGAATCTATGACGTTTTTGAAGAACTGTTTGTTAAAGAGACGGTGGCTCTGTCTGTTGGTGATAAAATGCTTGAAACGACTGACATGGGGCCGATGATTAATGAAAAAGAAGCGATAAGAGTGGAAGCGTGGGTAGGTGAGGCACTGGAGCAAGGGGCGAATCTCCTTACTGGCGGTGTGAGAGAGGGGGCTTATTATACACCAACTGTCCTTACGCACGTTCCTCAGGATTGTATGATTGCCAAGCAGGAAATTTTCGGACCTGCTGTTCTTCTTTACCCTGTCAGTGATTTGGATGAAGCCATTGATCTAGCAAATGGTGTGAACTATGGATTACACGGGGGGATTTTTACTGAAAATCTCGAAAAAGCCTTTGAAGCCATAACCCGACTGCAAGTAGGTGGGCTAATGATTAATGATAGCTCAGATTATCGAATTGATGGAATGCCCTTCGGTGGGATTAAAGGTTCAGGAATCGGGCGAGAAGGTGTGAAGAGCTCCATTCTTGAAATGACAGAGCCACGAGTCGTTAGTTTTAAGCTGAAACATCGAATGAAAGCTTAA
- a CDS encoding BCCT family transporter produces the protein MSSNYRNPVFWVSALVITLVVVWGAAAPAGFAKIAGSVFNFTTNAFGWLYLIAVMFFVVFCLYLALSKYGKVRLGKEDERPKYAYFTWIGMLFSAGFGVGLVFWGVAEPMTHFGTPPTGLGVEGGTEEAARTAMRYSFFHWGIHQWSVFTVVGLVMAYFQYKKDRGALISSTITVKTPKKKASWKTIVNTLAVIATVMGVATSLGMGILQINGGLNYMYDLPQNAGVQLIITGILLVLYLFSSTTGLDRGIKYLSNLNLGLALALMLFVLILGPTVFIFESFTVAIGDYIQNFVEMSFYMTPYQGGSWVKDWTIFYWAWVIAWSPFIGSFVARISRGRTIRELIFGVLIVPPFIAMVWIAVFGGAALNMDLFGGTAITAAVSNDVTSALFVTLEQFPLTTVLSGLSIFLIAVFLVTSADSATFVLGMMTSKGSMNPSMASKIVWGTLIAAISVVLIISSGLQGLQTASLISALPFTFIMILMCRALFISLRRDHKEKVKEKERSLIETTSAQIAASKQEDDH, from the coding sequence ATGAGTTCGAATTACAGAAATCCAGTTTTCTGGGTATCCGCGCTCGTCATTACACTGGTTGTCGTTTGGGGAGCTGCTGCTCCAGCTGGATTTGCGAAAATTGCAGGTTCGGTTTTTAATTTTACGACGAATGCATTTGGCTGGTTGTACTTAATCGCGGTCATGTTCTTCGTCGTATTTTGTTTATACTTAGCTCTAAGTAAGTATGGGAAAGTTCGTCTTGGTAAAGAAGACGAACGTCCAAAATATGCCTATTTCACTTGGATCGGCATGCTCTTTAGCGCTGGATTTGGCGTTGGACTTGTTTTCTGGGGAGTGGCAGAACCGATGACTCATTTCGGTACCCCTCCAACTGGTCTGGGAGTTGAAGGCGGGACAGAAGAGGCTGCTCGGACAGCGATGCGCTATTCTTTCTTTCATTGGGGCATTCATCAATGGTCGGTTTTTACCGTTGTTGGTCTTGTGATGGCATACTTTCAATATAAAAAAGATCGCGGAGCACTTATAAGCTCAACGATCACTGTGAAAACGCCGAAGAAAAAGGCGAGCTGGAAAACAATCGTGAATACGCTTGCTGTTATTGCGACCGTTATGGGTGTTGCGACATCTCTTGGGATGGGAATTCTGCAAATTAACGGCGGTTTAAATTATATGTATGACCTGCCGCAGAATGCAGGTGTTCAACTGATCATAACCGGCATTCTTCTTGTGCTCTATCTCTTTTCATCGACAACAGGACTTGATAGAGGGATTAAATACTTAAGCAACCTGAACCTGGGGCTTGCTCTGGCACTCATGCTATTTGTACTTATACTTGGACCAACCGTCTTTATTTTTGAGAGCTTTACCGTTGCGATTGGTGATTACATCCAAAACTTTGTTGAGATGAGTTTCTATATGACACCTTACCAGGGTGGATCATGGGTCAAAGATTGGACCATATTCTACTGGGCATGGGTGATCGCATGGTCGCCTTTTATCGGTTCCTTTGTTGCGCGAATCTCAAGAGGTAGAACCATTCGCGAGTTAATTTTCGGAGTGCTGATCGTACCTCCATTTATCGCGATGGTTTGGATCGCTGTTTTCGGAGGAGCTGCCTTGAACATGGATCTATTCGGCGGTACGGCTATTACCGCTGCTGTTAGTAACGATGTCACGAGTGCGCTATTCGTTACGCTAGAACAGTTTCCGTTAACAACCGTTTTGTCAGGTCTTTCGATTTTCTTAATCGCTGTCTTTTTGGTTACATCTGCTGACTCGGCAACCTTCGTATTAGGGATGATGACATCGAAAGGAAGCATGAACCCGTCGATGGCGTCGAAGATCGTCTGGGGAACACTTATTGCTGCTATATCTGTCGTGCTCATTATTAGCAGTGGTCTTCAAGGGCTCCAAACCGCTTCACTCATCTCAGCTCTACCATTTACCTTTATCATGATTCTAATGTGTAGAGCGCTATTTATTTCCCTTAGAAGGGACCATAAGGAAAAGGTAAAGGAAAAGGAACGCTCTCTGATCGAAACGACTTCTGCACAAATTGCTGCTTCCAAGCAGGAAGACGATCATTAA